One part of the Lycorma delicatula isolate Av1 chromosome 7, ASM4794821v1, whole genome shotgun sequence genome encodes these proteins:
- the LOC142328367 gene encoding uncharacterized protein LOC142328367, whose amino-acid sequence MDLYALNNRPRGVVLGIEEENKVLKGYNILKCEVSMTMKAMANEKAGGCDELPTELFKALGENREILLDLFNKIYDVGRWPTDFLDTIEVPLTKKFNARKCE is encoded by the coding sequence ATGGATTTATATGCACTGAATAATAGGCCAAGGGGAGTAGTTCTAGGAATAGAAGAAGAGAACAAAGTTCTCAAgggttataatatattaaaatgtgaagtaaGTATGACCATGAAAGCGATGGCTAATGAAAAAGCTGGAGGATGTGATGAATTGCCGACTGAATTGTTTAAAGCTCTTGGAGAGAATAGAGAAATTCTATTGGATctgttcaataaaatatatgatgtgGGTAGATGGCCTACAGACTTTTTGGATACAATAGAGGTGccattaacaaagaaatttaatgcTAGAAAGTGTGAATAA